The genomic window CCAGGGGGACTACCTCGACCTGCTCTCCTCGGAGGCCGCCGAGACGCTCGCCGGCGCGACCTACGGCGTCTGCGAGTACATCGACACCTTCCGGCTGGACGAGACGATCGCGTTCGACGCCGGCTCGGCGGCGCAGGATCTCGTCTATCACGGCCACTGCCACCAGAAGTCGGTCGCGAAGGACCACCACGCCGTCGGCGTGCTCCGGCGGGCCGGCTACGCCGTCGACCCGCTCGATTCGGGCTGCTGTGGGATGGCCGGCAGTTTCGGCTACGAGTCCGAACACGCCTCGATGAGCGACGCCATCGCCTCGATCCTGTACGAGCAGGTCGATGAGAGCGCGGGCGACCGCGTCGTCGCCCCCGGTGCCTCCTGTCGCACCCAACTCGAGAATCGGCCGGGGGCGCCCGAGGAACCACCGACGCCGATCGAAGTCATGGCCGAGGCGCTCGAGTAATCGCGGCCCGCGGTAGCACCGTCTGACGGAGACGGTCGGTTTTGGCGCCGGTCCGTCTTTGTTGCCGCCGAGACGCTTCATCCGTCATCCGACGCTTCCCTCGACTGACGAGGTGGCTCGAGTCGCCGCTCCACGACCGATGGCCGACTGGATGCAAAGATATCTTTACATTTATGTAGTCCAAGCCACAAGTGTCGCACATGCCTGAAAACCCGCTCAGGGCGTACGGTTCCCTCCTGGTCCTCGTTGCAGCGATCACCAGTGGTCTCGTCATCGCGTCCGGATTCGTCGCGATCGATGTCGTTCTCGACACGATCACGGTCTGGGGCTACCTCGGGGCCGTCGGCGTGATGGTCGTCTGTGCGTTCGTCGGTTTGGCCATCGATCTCAGAGGAACCCTCGAGGAGGAATTCTTCGGTGCCGACCGGCCGGAACCCACGCCGGCCGACGGGTCGACTGGGTCGCTGCTCCCCCTGCAGTACAACGTGCTCCTGTTTCTCGTGCCGGCGCTGATTATCCCGGCGTTCGAAGTCGCTACTGGGACCGCGCCCGCCGACCCGTCGCTCGGGGACCTCCTCGTGTCTCCGATGATATTGGTCGTCCTCTTCAACGTCGGGTACTACGGGCGGACGCGCCGTGGTTCGGGCGGCATCGTCGACGAGCGCGACGTCCGGAACCTCGATCTCGCGCTGGCCGTTGTCGGTGTCGTCCTCCTCGTATCGATGGTGGGACTCTACGGCTGGTATGCGGTGAGTGACGCCACCGTTCCACGGGAGGTCGACGGTCTCGCCGCCGTCGGCATCGTCACGGTCTTGCTCGTCCTCGGTGCGACCGAGATTCGCCAGCGTATTTGATGTTCGAACCCGATATTCGACCGAGCGATGGACAACGAACTCCGGGAACGGCGCGAGGAACACGGCCTCACCCAGCAGGAACTGGCCGACGAGGTCGGCGTGAGCCGCCAGACGATTTACGCGATCGAACACTCGAAGTACGATCCGTCGCTGACGCTGGCGTTCAAACTCGCCCGGTGTTTCGACTGTGCCGTCGAGGAACTCTTCCATCCGAAGGGAGACGATTGACGGTTCTTCGGCATCACGAAAACCGTCTTCGTCCGGTCACCGTCCGACCAGGTCCTCGTATCGCGCGCCGGTCTGTTTCAGCGTCTCGGTCGAGTAGAGCCGTTCGTGCTCGACGGGGAGGTAGTCGGCGGCGAGTTCGTCGATCTTCGCGTCGACGGCTTCGGGGTCGCGGCCGTGGAGCATCGTGAACAGGTTGTACGGCCACTCCTGCTCAGGTCTGCGGGGGCGGTGATAACAAAGCGTGACGGAGGGGAGCCCGCCCGCGCGCTCGCCCCACTCGTCGAGGGAGTCGTCGGGCACGTCCCAGACGACCATGCAGTTGGCGTCGAAGCCCGTCACGACATGGTTGACCACGCAGCCGATCCGCTTGATACAGCCCGTTTCCCGGAGCCGCTCGATGGCCTCGAGGACGTCTTCGACCGCGTAGCCGACGTTTTCGGCGATGTCGCGGTAGGGCGTCGCCGACAGCGGGAACCCGTTCTGGATCTCGAGCAGCAACTCGGCCTCGAGCGCGGAGAGGTCGCCCGTCGCCGCCTCGCTGATCCGGGTCGCCGAGGCGTCGGTGCGGTCCTCGAGCGATTCGCGTGCAAAGCGGTCGCCGTTGACGACGGGAAACTCGAGGTCGATGTAGTAGTCGGTCAGCATCGGCAGGTCGAGCACCGCACAGCCGGTGCGGTCCTCGATTTCGGCGAGGATGTCGTCTCGAGCGTCCTGCGACCCCGCGGTGACGACAAACCACATGTTCCACTCGTGGTCGCGGGCGTAGTTGTGGTTGACCTGCCGGTAGTCGTTGATGACGGCCGCGATCTCGTCGAAGCGGTCCGCGGGCGCTCGGACCGCGGCGAGGGTCGACGAACCGATGACCGGCGGGTTGAGGACGGCACCGAACCGGCGGACGATCCCCGATTCCCGGAGGGCGCGAACGCGGTCGACCGCCGCCGATTCGTCGATCCCGAGATCGGCGGCGACGCTGCGGAACGGGCGCTCGGCGATCGGGAAGCCGCTCTGATAGCCGTCGATCAGGGCCGCGTCCACGTCGTCGATGGCTTCGCGCCAGTTCCCCGACAGGGTACTCATTGGTTGCCCTAGGGAGAAGACGACCGTATCGTTTTCGGGTCGTCCCGAACGACGGGACGGGTTGGGTTTCCGGTACTCGGGGCCCGCTGCGATGGAAAACCCGTTATTCGGTGGGGGAGGAACTACCGGAAACGGGGGGTTTTTGCGCCGTCCGTCCGAACGAGTGCACATGGCGCAGGCAACACAGGAGTTCGGCGACTGGCCGCTGAAACGGCTGATGACGGACGTAGTCGGTTCCGGTCCCAAATCGGCCGACGACATGAGCCGCGAGCAGGCCCGCGAGGCCTTCCAGCGGATTCTGGCGGACGAACCCGACGCGACCACGCTCGGCGCGTTCTGGCTGGCCAACCGCTGGAAGCGCAACAACCCCGAGGAGCTGGCGGCCTACACCGACGTCATGCGCGAGGAGTCGGTCGTCACCGCCGAGCCCGAGGCCGATCCGGTCGACTGCGGGGCGAACTACGACGGCAAGCACACCTCCGCCGTCCTCGGCGTCGGTGCCGGCGTCGTCGCCGCCGCCGCGGGCACCCCCGTCGTCGTCCACTCCGGCGACCGGGTCCCGACCCAGAAGGCTACGGCCTACAAGCACGTCCTCGACGACC from Natrinema versiforme includes these protein-coding regions:
- a CDS encoding helix-turn-helix transcriptional regulator, coding for MDNELRERREEHGLTQQELADEVGVSRQTIYAIEHSKYDPSLTLAFKLARCFDCAVEELFHPKGDD
- a CDS encoding Lrp/AsnC family transcriptional regulator, producing MSTLSGNWREAIDDVDAALIDGYQSGFPIAERPFRSVAADLGIDESAAVDRVRALRESGIVRRFGAVLNPPVIGSSTLAAVRAPADRFDEIAAVINDYRQVNHNYARDHEWNMWFVVTAGSQDARDDILAEIEDRTGCAVLDLPMLTDYYIDLEFPVVNGDRFARESLEDRTDASATRISEAATGDLSALEAELLLEIQNGFPLSATPYRDIAENVGYAVEDVLEAIERLRETGCIKRIGCVVNHVVTGFDANCMVVWDVPDDSLDEWGERAGGLPSVTLCYHRPRRPEQEWPYNLFTMLHGRDPEAVDAKIDELAADYLPVEHERLYSTETLKQTGARYEDLVGR